A genomic window from Pocillopora verrucosa isolate sample1 chromosome 7, ASM3666991v2, whole genome shotgun sequence includes:
- the LOC136282513 gene encoding receptor-type tyrosine-protein phosphatase F-like, giving the protein MTFNFYRSEWQTLLQLQETFENGTLLNSRIEILSCSATDEYFCTVPTITSGRGGAEFLRIYFNHLPYYSAGLLYGYTAIGRKLGGFSWKSTTQYKSIQQVLYVDLGSLEPLTNYSIRIFPLSFLGYRLGTKVEVFQTKESVPNVGPNITRAFNTSSTSLFVSWINSIPPESYVGVLTGYRVIWSEQPGSKNKRLRDLGLDAVNFTITGLKAYGLYKVQVAGRTNGGSGTSNDRYVRTDEDDRLWLSHTE; this is encoded by the exons ATGACCTTCAATTTCTACAGAAGCGAATGGCAAACCCTTTTACAATTACAGGAAACTTTCGAAAATGGAACTCTGTTAAATTCAAGAATAGAAATTCTCAGTTGCTCTGCCACGGATGAAT ATTTCTGTACAGTTCCAACGATTACTTCAGGAAGGGGAGGAGCAGAATTCCTTCGAATTTATTTTAACCACCTTCCGTATTACTCCGCTGGACTTCTCTATGGCTATACAGCAATTGGTCGCAAATTGGGCGGCTTCTCATGGAAATCTACAACACAATATAAATCTATTCAACAAGTTCTGTATGTGGACCTCGGTTCACTTGAGCCCCTCACAAACTACAGTATTCGCATCTTTCCGCTCAGCTTTCTCGGCTACAGACTTGGAACTAAAGTAGAAGTTTTCCAAACTAAAGAGTCAG TTCCAAATGTGGGCCCGAACATAACCAGGGCCTTCAACACAAGCTCAACCAGTCTATTTGTGTCTTGGATTAACAGTATCCCACCCGAAAGCTATGTTGGTGTATTGACTGGTTACCGAGTAATTTGGTCTGAGCAACCGGgttccaaaaataaaagattgcGTGATCTTGGACTTGATGCAGTTAACTTTACCATAACAGGGTTGAAGGCATATGGATTGTATAAAGTTCAGGTAGCTGGGAGGACGAATGGCGGATCAGGAACTTCAAACGATCGATACGTGAGAACAGATGAAGACG acAGGTTGTGGCTTTCGCACACAGAGTAg
- the LOC131775800 gene encoding uncharacterized protein, with amino-acid sequence MLNSTLQHTFTASSNQTELLIKNLEKGRTYRISVAGFTSVGNGPQSALVFIKTDEEDIDECSSNPASCPYGETCVNGEGSFFCLNTTNDRDGSSCVFGSHVKILNIDKNVNTTTKLTKLTRTLFNTEVNTNCSLLSFQWRVSNVTSLPFSVGTTYSIKIGLGAELDDFSSLGVGIYLVEFIAHSQEFYFLDYGFIEVLPSTPVAFIAGGPEVSREHNSNITLDGSPSRDLDIGKGSYEGLTFEWSCKREEETFHDESDSSNRTVIGRDAASRGCFGNEEQKLKDTGRIVFLDTSSMQINKYYDIKLTVKKRDLSGTFVQRVEIVDGTPLYAEIDCLMNCGLEAESIV; translated from the exons ATGTTGAACTCAACTTTACAGCATACCTTTACAGCTTCATCAAACCAAACAGAGCTGCTTATCAAAAACTTAGAAAAAGGGAGAACTTACCGAATCTCAGTAGCAGGGTTTACTTCGGTTGGAAATGGACCACAAAGTGCGCTGGTCTTTATCAAAACTGACGAAGAGG ATATCGACGAGTGTAGTTCCAATCCTGCATCCTGTCCATATGGAGAAACTTGTGTAAATGGCGAGGGATCCTTCTTCTGTCTGAATACAACGAATGACAGAG atGGTTCCTCATGTGTCTTTGGATCTCACGTCAAAATACTGAACATAGACAAGAATGTAAACACCACAACAAAGTTGACAAAATTAACCCGAACCCTGTTCAACACAGAAGTAAACACCAATTGCAGCTTGTTGAGCTTTCAGTGGAGAGTTTCTAATGTGACCTCTCTGCCATTTAGTGTTGGAACAACGTACTCTATTAAAATTGGTTTGGGTGCTGAATTAGACGATTTCTCTTCACTCGGCGTTGGAATATATTTGGTCGAGTTCATTGCTCATTCTCAAGagttttatttccttgattaTGGCTTCATAGAAGTCCTCCCTTCTACACCCGTTGCATTCATTGCTGGCGGACCAGAAGTATCGAGGGAACACAACTCCAACATAACGCTGGATGGGTCTCCATCTCGTGATTTGGATATTGGTAAAGGATCATATGAAGGCTTGACATTTGAGTGGTCGTGTAAGAGAGAAGAAGAAACGTTCCATGATGAATCTGATAGTTCTAACCGAACAGTTATCGGGAGAGATGCCGCCAGTAGAGGATGTTTTGGCAATGAAGAGCAAAAACTGAAAGATACTGGTAGAATAGTTTTTTTGGACACCAGCTCAATGCAGATAAACAAATATTATGATATCAAGTTAACAGTCAAGAAGAGAGATCTCAGTGGGACCTTTGTGCAGCGAGTCGAGATTGTCGATGGAACTCCTCTTTATGCTGAAATAGA TTGTCTTATGAATTGTGGATTGGAG GCAGAAAGTATCGTCTGA
- the LOC131775775 gene encoding polycystin-1-like protein 2 isoform X2 yields MNDDSSKGFSAWLFESSTIPFGGSCTASKLSGVAIQTVFTLKCANWNDPNTPLLYEFLLPLAEGLSAILSYSYSTATEIMLPPGEFVKNYSLTIDVVVASSIGSSSSTSLTMQVFPWPMMSTKNASGEILHLLEKHFVVHSSRGDVTRATQMAIAVLKSLELQKDEVINIEERRQIKSLIVKTLSKIDIGDLRKLIQLSSVISLTMNDPAEITADTMELIMEMVQKMTKLFDDISARGYAFDMRYSRIAEKNLVYSIGKQLQVLSSDNGAIEGSSSQNITTSLEIMRRVLQTVIKGKVVGEDPSVIKTELLEALVARSHPEYVAGSLLTLETCYVHFPESQIMRDMLSGTGEYVDLEVISSKVNYYKQSTTSSFITSYIVEVDLRRDSGEVLNVRNLTTDIQLGIELLNGNGSSPENDSVQENKYFVKPGNIQYHRIEVNRERTSYLITMASTGNLNVLVKYDSKPTTDDFDANFTVPDYSSCTRNFIIDGDDEEYNCSRHPNQLLLTNAVMQKPGVYFLGILYTQHSSPGSNSHRMRRSCFSANRQKRSCIETKDPPPPLGVYEYATIPAYDPRVDVNYTLVSDELSCRFWSHEDQKWLTEGCKVGPQSNKHRLLCLCNHLTSFGGGLLVAPNPIDIDTVFKEFSRLDESGNFGVLLTIIFAFFLYCIAFILAKRADGRDLAKRGSRILLETEECLVAHQYELTISTGVWSESGTTARVTMVFYGSHGSSGPITLRGNLYPPRLLLSRGSVDRYLVSLPASLGTLTHAYVWHDNSGESPSWFLDYIVVREQKTSQEWKFLCNQWFSPNKDDGKIARKLLVESTNSFPEFQETFRARLSGTLYEKHLWMSLVTKRPGSSFTRTQRVTCCLCVIFSAMLANAMFFNMSGEPTENTIKLGPLKISMKQIIIMIQSCLIIAPINFLIVALFKNSRSKFDKYCCNQSSEKEDQHSVEVDDDGNKPLHHIFLYAAWFLCLATAITSATVVFFYSLMWGKETADEWLSSILMSITMDILAIQPVRLVTLTAVAAIIITKAKRTKAKLSSKTRSLARRNNGNDEPPDSFKGALPDATQLEGYKKYRINESRTVSAFQSLTFFVSYLLILGIVCYGNQDYHQYLIGREVKAILPRSEKVHEALGLWMWLMNIYAPAMYPSHWYNGDKGNNEMYISDMSSVLIGMPRIRQLRIERNCVQSLGGIIPQEKLTIYQK; encoded by the exons ATGAATGATGATTCCTCCAAAGGCTTTTCTGCGTGGCTTTTTGAAAGCAGCACCATTCCTTTTGGTGGGTCTTGCACGGCAAGCAAATTATCTGGAGTTGCTATTCAAACCGTCTTCACTCTTAAATGTGCTAACTGGAACGATCCAAACACACCTCTTCTTTATGAATTTCTGCTACCCCTGGCAGAAGGACTTAGTGCCATTTTGTCTTATAGTTATTCCACTGCTACAGAGATAATGCTACCTCCCGGTGAATTCGTGAAAAACTATTCCTTAACAATCGACGTGGTAGTTGCAAGCTCCATTGGTTCTAGTTCTAGTACTTCTTTAACGATGCAG GTTTTTCCTTGGCCTATGATGAGTACCAAAAACGCGTCAGGCGAAATACTCCATCTTTTGGAAAAGCACTTCGTCGTCCATAGTAGTAGAGGAGACGTTACACGGGCTACCCAGATGGCCAttgctgttttaaaatcctTAGAGCTACAGAAAGACGAAGTTATCAATATAGAAGAGAGACGCCAG ATCAAAAGCCTCATCGTAAAGACCTTGAGCAAGATAGATATCGGAGACCTGAGGAAGCTCATTCAACTCTCTTCTGTTATTTCTCTTACGATGAATGATCCAGCAGAGATCACAGCGGATACTATG GAACTTATAATGGAGATGGTGCAGAAGATGACAAAGTTATTTGACGATATCAGTGCTAGAGGGTATGCATTTGATATGCGTTATTCTCGAATAGCCGAGAAGAATCTAGTTTACTCAATAGGAAAACAGCTTCAAGTTTTATCTAGTGACAATGGTGCTATAGAGGGCTCTAGTTCCCAAAACATAACT ACCTCTTTGGAAATTATGCGTAGAGTGTTGCAGACTGTAATCAAGGGAAAAGTTGTCGGAGAGGACCCAAGTGTGATAAAAACGGAACTTTTGGAGGCTCTTGTCGCAAGAAGTCATCCAGAATATGTGGCAGGTTCTTTACTTACCTTGGAGACATGTTACGTTCATTTTCCTGAGTCACAAATTATGAGAGACATGCTTTCTGGCACTGGGGAGTACGTTGACTTAGAG GTAATTTCGTCGAAAGTCAACTATTATAAACAGAGTACCACCTCGTCATTCATCACATCATATATTGTTGAGGTTGATTTAAGAAGAGACTCTGGCGAAGTCCTTAATGTGCGGAACCTTACCACCGACATACAACTAGGAATAGAACTCCTCAACGGCAATGGAAGTTCACCTGAAAATGACTCTGTTcaggaaaacaaatattttgtcaaGCCAGGAAACATCCAGTACCACAGAATTGAAGTGAATCGCGAACGAACCTCATACCTCATAACAATGGCGTCTACGGGAAATTTGAACGTTTTGGTGAAATATGATAGCAAGCCAACAACGGATGATTTTGATGCAAATTTCACTGTTCCAGACTATTCTTCATGCACGAGAAATTTTATTATCGATGGGGATGATGAAGAATATAACTGCAGTCGTCATCCAAATCAACTGCTTTTGACAAATGCAGTAATGCAAAAGCCTGGAGTTTATTTTTTAGGAATCCTTTATACTCAACACTCCTCCCCTGGTAGCAATTCCCATCGAATGCGGAGGTCTTGTTTTAGCGCCAACAGGCAAAAACGGTCATGTATCGAGACAAAAGACCCTCCACCCCCTCTGGGTGTTTACGAGTACGCTACCATCCCAGCTTATGATCCACGCGTTGACGTGAACTACACTCTTGTCTCAGATGAACTCAGCTGTCGATTTTGGTCACATGAAGATCAGAAATGGCTAACTGAAGGCTGTAAG GTCGGACCTCAGTCCAATAAGCATCGTCTTCTTTGTCTTTGTAACCACCTTACATCGTTCGGTGGAGGCCTTCTAGTAGCACCCAATCCAATTGACATTGATACCGTTTTTAAAGAGTTCAGCCGCCTCGACGAAAGTGGTAACTTTGGTGTCCTTCTTACGATcattttcgcattttttttgtattgtattgCCTTCATCCTCGCCAAGAGGGCGGATGGAAGAGATCTTGCTAAG CGTGGGTCTAGGATTCTTTTGGAAACTGAAGAGTGTCTAGTCGCTCATCAGTATGAGCTCACAATCAGCACAGGTGTGTGGTCAGAAAGTGGCACCACAGCCAGAGTAACTATGGTGTTTTACGGTAGCCATGGAAGCAGTGGACCAATCACTCTGCGCGGGAACCTGTATCCTCCGCGGTTGCTGCTATCTCGTGGTAGTGTCGACAGGTACCTTGTCTCACTTCCAGCATCCCTTGGAACTTTAACCCACGCTTATGTTTGGCATGATAACTCTGGAGAAAGTCCTTCTTGGTTCTTGGACTACATAGTTGTTAGGGAACAAAAAACGAGTCAAGAATGGAAATTTTTATGCAATCAGTGGTTTTCTCCCAACAAGGACGATGGAAAAATTGCTAGGAAGTTGTTGGTCGAGAGCACAAACTCATTTCCTGAATTCCAAGAGACATTCCGCGCGCGCCTGTCTGGTACACTGTATGAAAAACATTTATGGATGTCTTTAGTTACTAAACGGCCGGGAAGTTCATTTACACGAACTCAACGTGTTACGTGTTGTTTGTGCGTCATATTCAGCGCCATGCTGGCCAATGCAATGTTTTTTAACATGAGCGGTGAACCTACGGAGAATACAATCAAACTTGGTCCACTGAAGATTTCAATGAAGCAAATCATTATAATGATTCAAAGCTGCTTGATAATAGCTCCCATCAATTTCCTCATTGTTGCCCTCTTCAAAAACTCCAGGTCAAAATTCGACAAGTATTGTTGCAATCAGTCAAGTGAAAAGGAAGATCAACATTCCGTGGAAGTGGATGACGATGGAAACAAGCCCTTGcaccatatttttctttacgCTGCTTGGTTTCTTTGTTTGGCCACTGCCATAACCTCTGCCACAGTCGTGTTCTTCTACAGTCTTATGTGGGGTAAGGAGACGGCCGATGAATGGCTTTCATCAATCCTGATGTCCATAACCATGGACATCCTTGCAATTCAACCCGTGCGCCTTGTCACGCTAACCGCAGTCGCTGCCATAATAATAACCAAAGCAAAGAGGACAAAAGCGAAGCTCTCATCTAAGACAAG ATCTCTGGCACGGAGGAACAATGGGAATGATGAACCACCTGATAGTTTTAAAGGAGCCTTGCCGGATGCTACGCAGTTGGAAGGTTACAAAAAGTACAGAATCAATGAATCGAGAACTGTGTCGGCATTCCAATCTTTGACGTTCTTCGTTTCATATCTTTTGATACTTGGGATTGTGTGTTATGGAAACCAAGATTATCACCAATATCTGATAGGTAGAGAAGTTAAGGCTATTTTACCACGAAGTGAAAAG GTACATGAAGCGTTAGGTTTGTGGATGTGGTTGATGAACATTTATGCTCCTGCTATGTACCCATCACATTGGTACAACGGCGATAAGGGAAACAACGAGATGTACATCAGTGACATGAGCTCTGTGTTGATTGGCATGCCACGGATCAGACAACTGAGGATCGAAAGAA ATTGTGTCCAAAGCCTTGGCGGTATCATACCTCAGGAGAAACTAACAATTTACCAAAAGTAA